A region from the Wansuia hejianensis genome encodes:
- a CDS encoding TlpA disulfide reductase family protein, whose amino-acid sequence MKNKLSFISIFTLCIALSLTACGVKQASTTDSKNTQTEAGSEASGKSDSRLDDLYQQENQLFADHADVWNKAFGMMNKSDADPNGNYADYLAGTVESNKNSFTDDELKTLNEDIETIRKIEEQIAELENKNTSSDDNKKDSSNASSVFSDFSGEDFDGNKVDDSLFSGNAVTVVNFWFTGCKPCVAELSKLNELNDAIKSMGGEVVGINTETFDGNKTAIKEATPVLESQGVKYRNLSIDSSSAAGKYASEIMAFPTTILVDRNGNIVGEPMLGGIDNKDNYDALMKQIQSVIDADSTNK is encoded by the coding sequence ATGAAAAACAAATTATCATTTATTTCTATTTTTACACTCTGCATAGCATTATCACTTACAGCATGTGGCGTAAAGCAAGCTTCCACAACAGATTCTAAGAACACTCAGACTGAAGCCGGCTCAGAAGCATCCGGCAAATCAGATTCCAGGCTTGATGATTTATATCAGCAGGAAAATCAGCTTTTTGCAGATCACGCTGATGTGTGGAACAAGGCATTTGGCATGATGAACAAAAGTGACGCCGATCCAAACGGAAATTATGCTGATTATCTTGCCGGTACCGTAGAATCAAACAAGAATTCATTCACAGACGATGAGCTTAAAACACTTAATGAGGATATTGAAACCATACGAAAAATCGAGGAACAGATAGCAGAGCTTGAAAACAAAAATACATCATCAGACGATAACAAGAAGGACAGCTCTAATGCCTCATCTGTATTCAGTGATTTTTCCGGTGAGGATTTTGATGGCAATAAGGTTGATGACAGCCTGTTTTCCGGTAATGCAGTAACAGTCGTCAATTTCTGGTTTACCGGCTGCAAACCATGTGTCGCTGAATTATCCAAGCTTAACGAATTAAATGATGCTATCAAATCAATGGGCGGAGAAGTTGTTGGCATCAACACTGAGACCTTCGATGGCAATAAAACAGCTATCAAAGAGGCTACCCCTGTTCTTGAAAGCCAGGGTGTCAAATATCGTAATCTGTCAATTGACTCCTCTAGTGCTGCCGGTAAATATGCCTCAGAAATCATGGCCTTTCCAACAACTATACTTGTTGACAGAAATGGCAATATTGTAGGCGAACCAATGCTCGGCGGAATTGATAACAAGGACAACTATGATGCCCTTATGAAGCAGATTCAGTCTGTAATTGATGCAGACAGCACAAATAAATAG
- a CDS encoding metallophosphoesterase, producing MRYYISDCHFFHESMNTSMDCRGFKDVDSMNQLMVQRWNRKVGTKDEVVVLGDFSLGTAEQTNFLLEQLNGRKYLILGNHDSVVRRRRFRQELFEWIKPYEELHDQKRKVILSHYPLLCYNGQYRFDKAEKPCTYMLYGHVHDTFDQRLIEKYRDSIRNVTRTVRGGEEIVIPFQLINCFCMYSDYIPLTLDEWIENDRSRQLAEQRRL from the coding sequence ATGCGCTATTATATCTCTGACTGTCACTTTTTTCACGAAAGTATGAACACCTCCATGGATTGCAGGGGGTTTAAAGATGTGGATTCTATGAACCAATTGATGGTTCAGCGTTGGAACAGAAAGGTCGGCACTAAAGATGAGGTGGTGGTTCTCGGAGATTTTTCTCTGGGGACCGCAGAGCAGACCAATTTCCTTCTAGAACAGTTAAACGGGCGAAAATACCTGATATTGGGGAACCACGACAGCGTCGTCCGCAGACGCCGGTTCCGCCAGGAGCTTTTTGAATGGATAAAGCCCTATGAAGAGCTTCACGACCAGAAACGTAAGGTCATACTGTCGCACTACCCGCTTCTCTGTTATAACGGGCAATACCGATTTGACAAGGCAGAAAAGCCCTGCACTTACATGCTTTACGGCCATGTCCACGACACCTTCGATCAGCGGCTGATAGAGAAATACCGGGATTCCATCCGCAATGTAACACGGACCGTGCGGGGAGGGGAAGAAATAGTCATCCCTTTTCAGTTGATTAACTGTTTCTGTATGTATTCCGATTACATCCCCCTCACATTGGATGAATGGATCGAAAACGACCGGAGCAGGCAGTTAGCAGAACAAAGGAGGTTATAA
- a CDS encoding type IV pilus twitching motility protein PilT gives MDTKNILQHAAELHASDLFIIAGRPLSYRKDEQLLTEDGQRLLPEDTSQMIQDIYHLAEERDMDRLHTTGDDDFSFALPGICRFRVNAYKQRGSLAAVIRIINFSLPTPEEMHIPSSIISLGQLNKGLVLVTGPAGSGKSTTLACIIDHINHTAEKHIITLEDPLEYFHRHDKSIVSQREINTDTESYVAALRAALRQSPDVILLGEMRDYETMQIAMTAAETGHLVFSTLHTIGAANTIDRIIDVFPANQQQQIAVQLSMTLQAVISQQFVPDTEGHSMPAFEFLTVNPAVRNMIRDNKVPQIDGMLYSASGSSTMYSMDTCLADYYRRGTISKDTALMYASNPDMLKRKLA, from the coding sequence ATGGACACTAAAAATATACTGCAGCATGCGGCAGAGCTTCATGCCTCTGATTTATTTATCATCGCGGGGCGCCCTCTCTCTTACCGGAAGGATGAACAGCTTCTGACAGAGGATGGGCAGCGCCTCCTTCCGGAAGACACTTCACAGATGATTCAGGATATTTATCACCTGGCTGAAGAACGGGACATGGATCGTCTGCATACGACCGGAGATGATGATTTTTCCTTTGCGTTGCCCGGCATCTGCCGTTTCCGGGTGAATGCCTATAAGCAGCGGGGATCCTTGGCCGCCGTAATCAGGATTATTAATTTTTCACTCCCCACGCCGGAAGAAATGCATATTCCTTCCAGCATCATCAGCCTGGGCCAGCTGAACAAAGGGCTTGTTCTGGTCACCGGACCCGCCGGAAGCGGTAAATCCACAACTTTGGCCTGCATCATTGACCATATCAACCACACGGCAGAAAAACACATCATCACGCTGGAAGACCCTCTGGAATACTTTCACCGCCATGACAAGAGCATTGTGAGCCAGCGTGAAATCAACACCGACACAGAAAGCTATGTGGCGGCCCTACGTGCCGCCCTGCGCCAGAGTCCGGACGTCATTCTGCTTGGAGAAATGAGAGACTATGAGACTATGCAGATCGCCATGACTGCCGCGGAAACAGGACATCTGGTATTCTCCACGCTCCACACGATCGGCGCAGCCAACACGATTGACCGGATTATCGACGTTTTTCCTGCCAACCAGCAGCAACAGATCGCCGTACAGCTCTCCATGACGCTGCAAGCCGTTATCTCACAGCAGTTTGTTCCGGATACTGAAGGCCACAGCATGCCCGCCTTTGAATTCCTGACGGTCAATCCTGCTGTCCGGAATATGATCCGGGACAACAAGGTACCGCAGATAGACGGTATGCTATATTCCGCATCTGGAAGCAGCACCATGTATTCCATGGACACCTGTCTGGCCGATTACTATAGGCGCGGCACCATTTCTAAAGATACTGCTCTCATGTACGCGTCGAATCCTGATATGCTGAAAAGGAAGCTTGCTTAA
- a CDS encoding DUF4860 domain-containing protein: protein MKAKEKKHVTELLFTVALFCVFLISAVFVIVIGANVYRNTQKASDANYGMRTSLSYIMEKIRQGDVNGGISIGELNDGTPALLIASDYQDISYTTYIYSSGGEMKELFIRDGSSADARDGTSLIQDATLSFEDLGGSLFRITVTDGGGTASSVLVHPSSTGEGGAS, encoded by the coding sequence ATGAAAGCAAAAGAAAAAAAACATGTTACAGAGCTTTTATTCACAGTTGCCCTGTTCTGCGTTTTTTTAATCTCTGCTGTATTTGTAATCGTTATTGGCGCCAATGTTTACCGGAATACCCAAAAAGCTTCAGATGCCAACTACGGAATGCGGACCTCCCTTTCCTACATCATGGAGAAAATACGCCAGGGTGATGTAAACGGGGGCATCTCCATCGGGGAATTGAACGACGGTACCCCTGCCCTTCTGATTGCTTCTGACTATCAGGACATCTCTTATACGACCTATATCTATTCCAGCGGAGGTGAGATGAAGGAGTTGTTTATCCGGGACGGAAGCTCCGCTGACGCCCGGGACGGCACCAGCCTAATTCAGGACGCCACTCTCTCCTTTGAGGATCTGGGCGGTTCCCTGTTCCGGATAACCGTAACTGACGGCGGAGGGACTGCCTCCTCCGTTCTGGTTCATCCTTCAAGCACCGGGGAAGGAGGGGCTTCATGA
- a CDS encoding plasmid mobilization protein, whose translation MAPKKKRNEMKHSNIICLRLSDIELELVNHAASQAKLSRSDYLRNLILDHKMAIHYEVVIDSQTIKMLLAEYGKIGSNLNQIAKYFNTGGAYSKSVTNEIQQCLYDLYRLKKDLLKMIGDYRGNSETY comes from the coding sequence ATGGCACCAAAGAAAAAAAGAAATGAAATGAAACACTCTAATATCATTTGTTTAAGATTAAGTGACATTGAATTAGAGTTAGTCAATCATGCCGCTTCTCAGGCGAAATTATCCCGTTCTGATTATCTGAGAAACCTGATTTTAGATCACAAAATGGCTATACACTATGAAGTTGTCATTGATAGCCAAACAATAAAAATGCTCTTAGCAGAGTATGGAAAAATCGGCTCTAATCTTAATCAGATCGCAAAATATTTCAATACAGGAGGAGCGTACTCTAAATCTGTAACAAACGAAATCCAGCAATGTCTTTACGACCTCTATAGGTTAAAAAAGGACCTGCTAAAAATGATAGGTGATTATCGTGGCAATAGTGAAACATATTAA
- a CDS encoding site-specific integrase yields MASIRERNGKFNVIYNYKDDSGKRRQKWETYDTKAEAKKRKREIEYKQEMGALVVRKCNTLSDLLTEYVSLYGKEKWALSTYEGNVGLIRNYIEPMIGSVKLSEINTRFMERYYQGLLQTKAVRNPVKGNKKNEFVSASTVREIHKLLRNCFEQAIKWEMIEKNPCTYATVPKHKSQKREIWTAETLMYAMDVCEDERLKLAINLSFSCSLRLGELLGLTWDCVDISPEAIEENRAYVYINKETQRVTKETLKNLEGKDVLLVFPSQHKTNKTVQILKTPKTESSIRKVFLPKSVANMLVKWKAEQDEVKEVLGEEYIDYNLVMATTFGNPIGTGAIRGQLNKLIEEHNLPPVVFHSLRHSSVTYKLKLNGGDIKAVQGDSGHSQVDMVTDVYSHIIDEDRRRNAELFEEAFYEKKNLDPKMRDETATQTVDVPEDVDAELLAKVLANPEMKALLASLAKTMK; encoded by the coding sequence ATGGCATCGATCAGAGAACGAAACGGAAAATTTAATGTGATCTATAACTATAAGGATGATTCCGGTAAACGGAGACAGAAGTGGGAAACATATGATACAAAAGCAGAAGCAAAGAAGCGAAAAAGAGAAATCGAATATAAACAGGAAATGGGCGCACTTGTTGTGAGAAAGTGCAATACATTGTCGGATCTGCTCACGGAATACGTTTCTTTGTATGGAAAAGAAAAATGGGCATTATCCACTTATGAAGGGAATGTAGGGCTGATCAGAAATTATATTGAGCCTATGATTGGCTCTGTAAAACTTTCGGAGATCAACACTCGTTTTATGGAAAGATATTATCAGGGGTTGCTGCAGACAAAAGCAGTCAGAAATCCGGTGAAAGGGAATAAGAAAAATGAATTTGTTTCTGCGAGTACCGTCAGAGAAATTCATAAGCTGCTTCGCAATTGTTTTGAGCAGGCAATCAAATGGGAGATGATAGAAAAAAATCCTTGTACTTATGCAACGGTGCCGAAACATAAATCACAGAAACGGGAAATCTGGACAGCAGAAACCTTGATGTATGCAATGGATGTCTGTGAAGACGAACGGTTGAAGCTGGCAATCAATCTGTCATTTTCCTGTTCCCTACGATTAGGGGAATTGCTTGGTTTGACCTGGGACTGTGTAGATATTTCTCCGGAAGCAATCGAAGAAAATCGTGCATACGTTTATATCAATAAAGAAACACAACGGGTAACAAAGGAAACTCTGAAAAATCTTGAAGGGAAAGATGTGTTGCTGGTATTTCCTTCGCAACATAAGACCAACAAAACTGTTCAGATTTTAAAAACACCAAAAACAGAGAGCAGTATCCGTAAGGTATTTCTTCCAAAGAGTGTTGCAAATATGTTGGTTAAATGGAAAGCGGAACAGGACGAAGTAAAAGAAGTCTTAGGCGAGGAATATATAGATTATAACCTGGTGATGGCAACAACTTTTGGAAATCCCATTGGTACCGGAGCAATCAGGGGGCAATTAAATAAACTGATCGAAGAACATAATCTTCCGCCGGTTGTCTTTCACAGTTTGAGGCATAGCAGCGTGACATATAAATTAAAACTAAATGGTGGAGATATCAAAGCGGTTCAAGGGGATTCCGGGCATTCACAAGTGGATATGGTAACAGATGTGTATTCCCATATTATTGATGAGGATCGAAGACGAAACGCAGAATTATTTGAGGAAGCCTTCTATGAAAAGAAAAATTTGGATCCAAAGATGCGAGATGAAACAGCAACTCAGACAGTAGATGTACCAGAAGATGTAGATGCAGAGCTTCTTGCAAAAGTATTGGCAAATCCGGAAATGAAAGCATTGCTGGCATCGTTGGCAAAGACGATGAAATAA
- a CDS encoding DUF6061 family protein, with protein sequence MRTIFAEYNPGRNSIDVYTSADYMLRIDCWEAEKNLRTTPGSDCALNTLAIDEPLEYARLYLDGNLQMWVDAEDSLTL encoded by the coding sequence ATGAGAACAATATTTGCAGAATATAATCCCGGACGAAACAGCATTGATGTTTATACCAGTGCAGACTATATGCTTCGCATTGACTGCTGGGAAGCAGAAAAGAATTTGAGAACCACACCCGGATCAGATTGTGCATTAAACACACTTGCCATTGATGAACCACTAGAATATGCGAGACTGTATCTTGATGGGAATTTACAGATGTGGGTAGATGCAGAAGATTCCTTGACATTATAG
- a CDS encoding peptide deformylase produces MVKPIMKDIFFLGQKSEPATKADLQVGRDLMDTLAANREGCVGMAANMIGVKKRVIIVNMGFVDVVMFNPVLLKKEAPYETEESCLSLPGVRKTTRYQTIEVEYLDMNWKKQNLKLEGWTAQICQHELDHLEGILI; encoded by the coding sequence ATGGTAAAACCAATTATGAAAGATATATTTTTCCTGGGACAAAAATCTGAGCCGGCAACAAAAGCGGATCTCCAAGTAGGAAGAGATTTAATGGATACGTTAGCTGCGAACCGTGAGGGATGTGTTGGGATGGCGGCGAATATGATCGGTGTGAAGAAACGTGTCATTATTGTAAATATGGGATTTGTGGATGTGGTAATGTTTAATCCTGTATTGCTGAAAAAAGAAGCGCCTTATGAAACAGAAGAGAGTTGCTTATCTCTTCCGGGAGTACGCAAGACAACAAGATATCAGACGATAGAAGTTGAATATTTAGATATGAATTGGAAGAAACAGAATTTGAAACTTGAAGGTTGGACTGCACAGATTTGTCAGCATGAGCTGGATCATTTGGAAGGCATATTGATTTAA
- a CDS encoding Fic family protein: MIKVTLTNEILKRISEIDENRFSLSTIEMPPITKNRLRKNSKKKSSYASNKIEGNPLTEKQANEAIDSDPHKHFLKPEQEVRNYFLALNLLEEKLKKKEIFSKEMILEVQAIVEKGASKEKIGLRGPMPPGVLFAVYDSETGVPEYIPPEYIDIPVLLEELVEYVNTTDDHPLIIAAVVHYQLVTIHPFEDGNGRTARLMSGYILDYYGYGFNGIGSLEEYFAYDPDEYYASLQMGLPALYYSGRENPPHPEIWINYFLKMMELYSKKVYELSKVSGNDELEGSLSYLNAKEKEFLAFLLKKRLYEFTPIEVSKILGVTNKTVINRCAKLSNNGFLIPIIVKTRVRSYRLSDFSRINEKRILKKLI; the protein is encoded by the coding sequence GTGATAAAGGTCACGTTAACGAATGAAATTTTAAAAAGAATCTCGGAAATTGATGAAAATCGTTTTTCTCTCAGTACGATAGAAATGCCACCTATTACAAAAAATAGACTTAGAAAAAACTCCAAGAAAAAAAGTTCCTATGCTTCTAATAAGATTGAGGGGAATCCGTTGACTGAAAAACAGGCAAATGAAGCCATTGATAGTGATCCTCACAAACATTTTTTAAAACCAGAACAAGAAGTTCGTAATTACTTTCTGGCCTTAAATCTTTTGGAAGAAAAGTTGAAAAAGAAAGAAATTTTTTCAAAAGAAATGATTCTTGAAGTGCAGGCAATAGTTGAAAAAGGTGCTTCAAAAGAAAAGATAGGATTAAGAGGTCCTATGCCCCCAGGTGTATTGTTTGCAGTATATGATTCCGAAACGGGAGTACCTGAATATATTCCACCAGAGTATATAGATATTCCAGTATTATTAGAGGAACTTGTCGAATATGTAAATACCACAGATGATCATCCGCTGATCATTGCTGCTGTAGTCCATTATCAACTGGTTACTATTCATCCTTTTGAAGACGGAAATGGAAGAACTGCCAGACTGATGTCAGGATATATTCTTGATTATTATGGATACGGTTTTAATGGAATTGGTTCTCTGGAGGAATATTTCGCCTATGATCCAGATGAGTATTATGCATCGCTGCAAATGGGATTACCTGCATTGTATTATTCAGGAAGAGAAAATCCTCCTCATCCGGAAATTTGGATTAATTATTTTTTGAAAATGATGGAATTGTATTCTAAAAAGGTATATGAATTATCGAAAGTATCAGGGAACGATGAGTTAGAGGGGAGCCTGTCCTATTTGAATGCAAAAGAAAAAGAATTCTTAGCATTCTTGTTAAAAAAGCGATTATATGAATTTACACCAATTGAAGTAAGTAAAATACTTGGTGTAACAAACAAAACGGTTATTAATAGATGTGCGAAACTTTCAAATAATGGATTCCTGATTCCGATTATTGTCAAGACAAGAGTTCGCTCTTATCGGTTAAGTGATTTTTCAAGAATAAATGAAAAAAGGATTTTGAAGAAATTGATATAG
- a CDS encoding relaxase/mobilization nuclease domain-containing protein produces MAIVKHIKSRNANYSDALNYLIFQHDESTGKMILDEFNRPLRRDELYVDGLNCNPDTFDVECYECNEHFKKNRSRSEIKSHHYIISFDPDDKSECGLTGEKAQALSLELAKKIFPGYQALIVTHTDGHNGSGNIHTHIVINSVRKEAVRRQSYMDKPHEEIAGYKHRSTNKFLNYFKKEIMDMCIQEGLHQIDLLSPAETKITQAEYMAQKSGQKKLEETNKKIIADGLKPTATMFQTQKQELRNAIKECSSHSKSFQEFQSLLFEKYQISVIEERGRYRYLHPDRDKRITEKALGTQYGKEHLEQLFLRKDPITILYVRSHLRLVMDLQKNVKAMQSPGYAHRVKISNLQEMANTIIYVQEHGYNTQTELKDAFSKSQKQLDQATDRLMEMNTDLKSINRQIHYTGQYFAQKAIYTEFLKAKNKGRFRKEHTAEIQAYEEARDWLKSFYPDGKMLSIKTLKEQKTSLQNQIDQQKSSIRSLKDLTQDLRTVDKNVEAILHNQVPKKQKIQEPEL; encoded by the coding sequence GTGGCAATAGTGAAACATATTAAAAGTCGGAATGCAAACTATTCAGATGCTCTGAATTATCTCATCTTCCAGCATGATGAATCAACCGGAAAAATGATTCTCGATGAATTTAATCGGCCACTGCGAAGAGATGAATTATATGTGGATGGTCTCAACTGTAATCCCGATACTTTTGATGTTGAATGCTATGAATGTAATGAACATTTTAAAAAGAACCGAAGCAGATCTGAAATCAAAAGTCATCACTATATCATCAGTTTTGATCCAGATGACAAATCAGAATGTGGGCTGACCGGAGAAAAAGCACAGGCTCTATCTTTAGAACTTGCAAAGAAAATTTTTCCCGGATATCAGGCTCTTATTGTGACACATACCGATGGTCACAATGGTTCCGGCAATATCCATACGCACATTGTAATCAACAGCGTCCGTAAGGAAGCTGTCAGAAGGCAGAGTTACATGGATAAGCCCCATGAAGAAATTGCCGGATACAAACACCGATCCACAAATAAATTCCTGAATTATTTCAAAAAGGAAATTATGGATATGTGCATCCAGGAGGGACTTCATCAGATTGATCTTCTCTCTCCGGCTGAAACAAAAATCACACAGGCTGAATATATGGCTCAAAAATCCGGGCAGAAAAAATTAGAAGAGACAAACAAAAAAATCATTGCAGATGGGTTGAAACCAACTGCCACAATGTTTCAGACACAGAAGCAGGAACTTAGGAATGCCATCAAAGAATGCAGCTCGCATTCTAAAAGCTTTCAGGAATTCCAATCTCTGCTTTTTGAAAAATATCAGATTTCCGTCATTGAAGAAAGAGGAAGATATCGGTATCTCCATCCGGATCGGGACAAACGGATTACAGAGAAGGCTTTGGGAACTCAATACGGCAAAGAACATTTGGAACAGCTCTTCTTACGAAAAGATCCGATAACCATTCTTTATGTCAGATCGCATTTACGGTTGGTGATGGATCTTCAGAAAAATGTGAAAGCAATGCAAAGTCCCGGATATGCTCATCGGGTAAAAATATCCAATCTTCAGGAAATGGCAAATACCATTATCTACGTGCAAGAACATGGATACAATACCCAAACCGAATTAAAAGATGCCTTTTCCAAATCTCAAAAACAGTTAGATCAGGCAACAGATCGGCTTATGGAAATGAATACAGATTTGAAAAGCATCAACCGTCAGATTCATTACACCGGACAATATTTTGCACAGAAAGCAATCTATACCGAATTTTTAAAAGCAAAAAACAAAGGCAGATTCCGAAAGGAACACACCGCTGAAATTCAGGCATATGAAGAAGCACGTGACTGGCTGAAATCTTTTTATCCAGATGGCAAGATGCTTTCCATCAAGACATTGAAGGAGCAAAAAACCAGCTTACAGAATCAGATCGATCAGCAAAAATCATCCATCCGATCTCTAAAGGATCTGACACAAGATTTAAGAACCGTAGACAAGAATGTGGAAGCTATTCTCCACAACCAGGTTCCAAAAAAACAAAAGATACAGGAACCAGAATTATAA
- a CDS encoding 4Fe-4S binding protein, whose product MDKEKKLLSRKLAKIRGWIQAAATLLTNIHIPNLFKGKIYQGNAKTVCVPGLNCYSCPAATGACPIGAFQAVVGSSKFKFSYYITGFFILLGVTLGRFICGFLCPFGWFQDLLHKIPGKKLSTAKLKPLRYLKYVILIVFVILLPMLVTNSIGMGDPFFCKYICPQGVLEGAIPLSIGNAAIRSALGKLFSFKCMILIAVIVLSILFYRPFCKWICPLGAIYSLFNKVSLLKITVDSSKCVGCGQCSKACKMDVDVCKTPDHPECIRCGACIKACPKDAICYRFMGKSCQKNDNR is encoded by the coding sequence TTGGATAAGGAAAAGAAATTACTATCAAGAAAACTGGCAAAAATACGTGGCTGGATACAGGCCGCAGCAACGCTGCTGACCAATATTCATATTCCAAATTTATTTAAGGGTAAAATATATCAGGGCAATGCAAAAACAGTATGCGTACCCGGATTAAACTGCTACTCCTGCCCTGCCGCGACAGGAGCCTGTCCAATAGGGGCATTTCAGGCAGTTGTCGGATCATCAAAATTTAAGTTTTCATACTACATAACCGGATTTTTTATTTTACTCGGTGTAACTCTCGGCAGATTTATATGTGGTTTTTTGTGCCCATTTGGATGGTTTCAGGATTTACTTCATAAAATCCCCGGAAAGAAATTATCCACAGCCAAACTAAAGCCTCTTAGGTACCTAAAATATGTCATTCTTATTGTTTTCGTTATACTTCTTCCGATGCTTGTAACGAACTCTATAGGAATGGGAGACCCGTTCTTCTGCAAATATATCTGTCCTCAGGGTGTTTTAGAGGGTGCTATACCGTTATCTATTGGAAATGCTGCTATCCGTTCTGCGCTGGGAAAGCTTTTTTCTTTCAAGTGTATGATTTTAATTGCAGTGATTGTACTAAGTATCTTATTTTACAGGCCCTTCTGTAAATGGATTTGTCCGCTTGGAGCAATCTACTCATTATTTAATAAGGTCAGCCTGCTCAAAATCACCGTTGATAGCAGCAAATGTGTCGGATGCGGTCAATGCTCAAAGGCATGTAAGATGGATGTGGATGTGTGTAAGACACCGGATCACCCCGAGTGCATACGCTGCGGTGCCTGCATAAAGGCCTGTCCGAAGGACGCCATCTGCTACCGGTTTATGGGAAAATCATGTCAAAAAAATGACAACAGATAG
- a CDS encoding helix-turn-helix domain-containing protein: protein MSEKRCYTVKEIQEILDVSRPTVYAILKKKEFRWIQLDGGKYRISKKSFDDWLDNQPE, encoded by the coding sequence ATGTCAGAAAAAAGATGTTATACCGTAAAAGAAATTCAGGAAATTTTAGATGTAAGCCGTCCGACGGTCTATGCAATATTAAAGAAAAAAGAATTCCGATGGATCCAGTTGGATGGAGGGAAGTACAGAATTTCAAAAAAGAGTTTTGATGACTGGCTTGATAATCAGCCGGAGTAA
- a CDS encoding CD1871A family CXXC motif-containing protein: MLKYQKTCQIILLILGVSMISYGAVRGEAATVLGKAIKLCLECVGIG, from the coding sequence ATGTTGAAATACCAAAAAACATGTCAAATCATTCTGCTTATCCTTGGTGTATCCATGATAAGCTATGGTGCAGTCAGAGGTGAGGCGGCTACAGTGCTTGGTAAAGCAATAAAACTATGTTTGGAGTGTGTCGGAATTGGATAA
- a CDS encoding helix-turn-helix domain-containing protein, with amino-acid sequence MNQVVVEETSFEEVLSEIEENSKYKRLPPKEKTWMTVPEMGILLGLKKTGRYWLVQKNYFECREIAGQMRVNIASFEKWYANQVKYHKVNGEEPGKNLKKWSYSISEVAKMLGISGTTVYDLIKRDGIKTVTVDYWIRIPKKSFQEWYEKQSKYRTQKDREKDKELEGTTITMPEMARLLGITRGQIYEILKNSKYSHFFETVVIAEKKRITKESFQKFLEGQDHYKLDPANDYEELSMEQNFSLANYRRKKLAKTGDRSKNGNLSYLTFDEAAFLAKVSRGMIYKWMDDGKFSAVKIGNISRVKRDEFEAWLEERKGN; translated from the coding sequence ATGAATCAAGTTGTTGTAGAAGAAACTTCGTTTGAAGAAGTGCTTTCAGAAATAGAGGAAAACAGTAAATACAAGCGGCTTCCTCCGAAGGAAAAAACATGGATGACAGTTCCAGAGATGGGAATTCTTTTGGGATTAAAGAAGACAGGCAGATACTGGCTGGTTCAGAAAAATTATTTTGAATGCAGAGAAATCGCAGGACAGATGAGAGTGAATATTGCGAGCTTTGAAAAATGGTACGCGAACCAGGTGAAGTATCATAAAGTGAACGGAGAAGAACCGGGGAAAAACCTGAAAAAATGGTCTTATTCCATATCAGAAGTTGCCAAGATGTTGGGAATTAGTGGAACTACGGTTTATGATCTGATTAAACGTGACGGTATAAAAACAGTTACTGTTGATTACTGGATCAGGATTCCGAAAAAATCTTTTCAGGAATGGTATGAGAAGCAATCGAAATATCGCACACAGAAAGACAGGGAAAAGGACAAGGAGCTGGAGGGTACAACGATTACCATGCCGGAAATGGCAAGGCTTTTGGGAATTACAAGAGGTCAGATATATGAGATTTTGAAAAATTCCAAGTACAGTCATTTTTTTGAAACGGTTGTAATCGCAGAGAAGAAAAGGATTACAAAAGAGAGCTTTCAGAAATTTTTAGAAGGACAGGATCATTATAAATTGGATCCGGCCAACGATTATGAAGAACTGTCAATGGAACAAAATTTTAGTCTGGCAAATTACAGGCGAAAGAAATTAGCCAAAACCGGAGATCGTAGTAAGAATGGAAATCTGAGTTATCTGACATTTGATGAGGCAGCGTTTCTTGCAAAGGTCAGTAGAGGGATGATTTACAAATGGATGGATGATGGGAAATTTTCAGCAGTGAAGATTGGAAACATATCCAGAGTAAAAAGAGATGAATTTGAAGCTTGGTTGGAAGAAAGGAAAGGGAATTAG